Proteins from a genomic interval of Ictalurus furcatus strain D&B chromosome 2, Billie_1.0, whole genome shotgun sequence:
- the LOC128619543 gene encoding interferon-induced protein 44, which produces MASIVSSLGSEKEVRLQRFFSSPVRFHLLYKSSHHGATVDQLLSSFDKSGKFLLSVFLQSGSVRGAFTSKFLRHGTEFSDTEAFVFEMDENDAKYFPVINSAEAIRISTQEASLKFHKLKYEMSQTAHSISFGSCLNFKLDNGFWYVSFCTDETFGTTWAQEKSIHCVDVELHRVQDVVEFMPTPWREVSWTDPARESLRQEFVSYKLPKNYPMSRVKALLLGPVGSGKSCFVNSIRSTMYKRIVHLPNVGTAKNGFTKKLNIYNINGEKGGSPTVLSLCDVMGIGDDDSTGLSFSDTLAIIKGHVPIGYKFQPDVPVTDAVSGYIPNPSLNEQVHCVLFVLDAIKLTSYPSSLKSTLGKLHTTISDLGIPQLILLTHVEQVCPTVQEDLKYVYSSRTVQDKMQKAAELVGLPLSYVLPVMNYVSQLKVDCNTDILLLSVVMNILQAVDDTFEDQYSNPVPISHQDDQDD; this is translated from the exons ATGGCTTCCATCGTCTCTTCCCTGGGCAGTGAGAAGGAGGTGAGGCTGCAGAGGTTTTTCTCCAGTCCTGTTCGCTTTCATCTTCTGTACAAGAGCAGTCATCATGGGGCCACTGTCGATCAGCTCCTCTCCAGCTTCGACAAGTCTGGCAAATTTCTGCTCTCAGTGTTTCTGCAGTCAGGGTCAGTCAGAGGAGCTTTCACGAGTAAATTCCTGAGACATGGGACTGAGTTTTCTGACACAGAggcatttgtgtttgagatggATGAGAATGATGCCAAATATTTTCCAGTGATAAACTCTGCAGAAGCTATCAGGATCAGCACCCAAGAAGCTTCACTTAAATTTCACAAGCTCAAGTATGAAATGTCTCAGACAGCACATTCTATCTCTTTTGGAAGCTGCTTAAACTTCAAGTTGGATAATGGCTTCTGGTATGTGAGCTTCTGCACAGATGAGACCTTTGGCACGACATGGGCACAGGAGAAAAGCATTCACTGTGTAGATGTGGAGCTGCACCGAGTCCAAG atgTGGTCGAATTTATGCCGACCCCTTGGAGAGAAGTGTCCTGGACAGATCC GGCAAGGGAAAGCCTGAGGCAGGAGTTTGTCTCTTACAAGCTGCCAAAGAACTATCCAATGTCACGGGTGAAGGCGTTGCTCTTGGGCCCGGTGGGTTCTGGGAAATCCTGCTTCGTCAACTCTATCAGATCCACCATGTACAAGCGGATCGTTCATCTGCCCAACGTCGGCACGGCAAAAAACGGGTTCACCAAGAAG CTGAATATCTATAATATCAATGGAGAGAAAGGAGGTTCTCCAACTGTTCTGAGTCTCTGTGATGTGATGGGAATAGGAGACGATGACTCTACCGGTCTCTCTTTCTCCGACACACTGGCTATCATCAAAGGCCACGTCCCAATAGGATACAAG TTCCAGCCCGATGTTCCAGTCACTGATGCAGTCAGTGGCTACATACCAAACCCTTCCCTAAACGAGCAGGTTCACTGCGTCCTCTTCGTGCTTGATGCCATCAAATTGACATCATACCCCAGCAGCCTGAAATCCACACTCGGGAAGCTGCACACCACCATATCAGACCTGG GAATCCCTCAGCTGATTTTGCTCACTCATGTGGAGCAGGTGTGTCCGACAGTACAGGAGGACTTGAAGTACGTCTACTCCAGCCGAACTGTGCAGGATAAG ATGCAGAAAGCAGCTGAGTTGGTTGGATTGCCATTGTCCTACGTTCTGCCGGTGATGAACTATGTTTCCCAGCTGAAAGTGGACTGCAACACCGACATCCTGCTCCTGAGTGTGGTTATGAACATCCTACAGGCTGTGGACGACACATTTGAAGACCAGTACTCAAATCCTGTCCCTATATCCCACCAAGATGACCAAGATGACTAA